From Sutcliffiella horikoshii, a single genomic window includes:
- a CDS encoding DUF3967 domain-containing protein, with the protein MTLIYKTKDVMEKLEIKDSVFKKYISILEKEGYIIQKNQQGHRLFTSEDITTLERFIELSKYNGMTLESVAKILGSTKQPSNGHAVIEKKEESYDVMTLITTAVTTALEKQAKQHSAQLQQMQEQLNRMENSQNDRDLKLVQSLRESQETKKMLLEVKEQIAATQEEKSWWQKLWK; encoded by the coding sequence ATGACCCTTATTTATAAAACAAAAGACGTAATGGAGAAGTTAGAAATTAAAGATTCTGTCTTTAAAAAGTACATTTCCATCCTTGAAAAAGAGGGGTATATCATTCAAAAAAACCAACAAGGTCATCGATTATTTACTAGTGAAGATATAACGACTTTAGAAAGATTCATAGAATTAAGCAAGTATAACGGCATGACTCTTGAATCTGTTGCCAAAATTTTAGGAAGTACTAAACAACCAAGTAACGGTCATGCCGTCATAGAGAAAAAAGAAGAAAGTTATGATGTTATGACTCTAATAACTACTGCTGTTACAACAGCTCTTGAAAAACAAGCAAAGCAACATTCTGCCCAACTTCAACAAATGCAAGAACAATTGAACAGAATGGAAAACAGTCAAAATGACCGTGATCTAAAGTTAGTCCAGTCATTAAGAGAGTCTCAAGAAACAAAAAAAATGTTGTTAGAAGTTAAAGAACAGATTGCTGCCACTCAAGAAGAAAAAAGTTGGTGGCAAAAATTATGGAAATGA